The nucleotide window GGAACAGGTAATACAAGATGTTGAAGAAGCAAGAGAATATGCGCGCAGCAAGGGGCTGAACCCGCGTGATATTCATTTAAAAAATATACTGTTGCAAAACGGCCGAGCTAAAATAATCGATGTTTCCGAATATACGATGTCCGGTAATGATTTCAGGTGGGAACATTTAAAAAAGGGCTATGAGCAATACTATCATTTAATTGACGGGAAATCCGTACCGATCGGCGTAGTTGAAACCGTTCGCAAGTGGTATAACAGGCGAAGGAAGAATTCATTGTCATTTGAAGAAATTACAACACCTATTTTAAAACTTTTCTTTAAAAATTGATGAGCTACATGCCATGCTGCAAAAAAGCTTCGCAATTCGATGATTTAAATCATCCGAATGCGAAGCTTTTTTAAATAGATTGATTCCGTACTTTTTCGATTAGTGAAGAAATCCACTCACCTTCATTTTCTAAACGACTTATAAAATAGCCGGTCAAAAAATCTCCACCTTCTTTTTTAGGACCCTCCAGCTTAACCTGCATATTCAAGCTTTTAATATGATCTCTTTTCTTTTCAAGCTTTCGTAATTTCTCATCAAGAATCATAATGATTTTTGCACGATCCACAAAGTTCAGATTCATTAAACCTACAATTGTTTCTGATAAGGAATCGGCTTTTTCGAAAAGCTGATAAATTTTGTTTGGAAGCAATGCAAGACCCTGTTCTGTAATAGCGAAAACTTGCTTATCCGGTCGATTTTCTTCTTTAATAATCTCAGTTGGCTGGATAAGTCCTTGTTTTGTCAAAGACTCAAAATGATAATAGATCTTGCTTTCTGTCAGGTTCGCCAGTTTATCAAAAGGAATCGGTTCTGACAGCTCTTTTTTTAGCTTATATGGATAACTGCTTTCTTTCGCTAACTTGCTCAATATATAAATTTGGATGGACATAGTATTCTCCTATACTTTATACATGTTAATTTCCGCTTACATAAATACAACTCGTGCCTGAAAAAAGCACGAGTTGTATTTTTCCTTAGTTTAACAAAATTATGCGATAACTTCATCCGCTTTTTTTAATGAAGCTGGTTGTTCAGCTGGTTCATCAACTGGCTGGCAACGGCTTATGGAAGAGTCAAACGAACGGGTCGAAAGAGAACTTTATTTTACCCATGGAAATGTCTAGTATAAATTTTAAAAAATTCTGTAACTTTTACACTCTTTCCCAGTCTAATTTAATACAAAGTATGGAAAGGGAGGGTTTACATGAAAAACGGCAAATTTTTCGGGATAGGGCTTGTCGCATCACTTGTAGCGGTTTTGGCACTCGGTTATTTTATGTTCGCAAAAAATCCGGAAGTGCAGGCTACGGGTATTTTATTCGAAGGGGAAACGTATTCCATTACGTTAAAGCAGCCAATTTCGGTAAAAAGTTTAACAGATGGATCCATTCTAGTTGTCGATGAAAACGACAATAACGTTAAAGTGAAATTTTCGGTAGATAAAGCCGGGACCGCTCTATCTGTCGATGGACTCAGTGCAGGGAAATATACGCTCGTGATTAAGCAAACTGCGTATGCGAAAAATGCAAAGTCCCAGCAGGAACAGTCGATAGTACTTGAAGTTGTAAGGAAAGTGGAAAAACTCACTACGACAGAAGATTTAAAAGACTACTTTAGGGCGTTTGCAGCGCAAGAAAATGCGGTATCGAATCGCTTTAATGATATGGTGCAGGAAGAATCGGCGATGTCGATGGCAAACAGTGATTTGGGCAGTGGCGGGCCGAGCTACTCTACAACAAACAATCAGGTTGAAGGGATTGAAGAAGGCGATATAACGATTACGGACGGCCAGTCGATATTTTCGATAGTCGACAATAAAGTAGTCATTGTTGATGCTAAAACTATGGAGGTTGTAAAGCGTTTAAAGGTTGGTAAAGATATTTATCCATCGCATTTAATGCTGCATGACCATACATTAATTATCGGATACACACAGTATGTGGAAACGCAAAGAGAGCCGCATTATGACGGGAAATCAGTAACGAAAATTGCCTTTTATGATGTGAGAGATGCAAAAAATCCTACATTAGTACGAGAAGTCGGGCATGACGGAGATATTACGAGTATCCGTAAAGCCGGCAACTATTTGTACGTTGTATCTAGTCGTATGCCGAACTACTGGCTGCTGCAGGAAAATCCGGATGTAGAGCTCCGTCCATCTACGTACGACGGGGGGAAGGAAACTGTTATGCCGGTCGATAAAATTCGTATGCTGCCTGAAAGCAATGAACCGAATTATTTGATCGTATCAGCGATCGATATGTCCAATGTAAAATCGAACGCATGGAAAACAGAGAGCTTCCTAGGTAACAGCGGGCAATTGTACATGTCAGAAAACGCAATCTATATTGCTTCGATGAATCATTACCGCTTCTGGCCTGCATTGGAGAGCACATCTCTTGAAGATACGGTAACGAGCACAATGCCGGTAAATCAAAACAGCGAAACGACAATTTATAAAATTTCTATTGATAAAACAGCAGTGAAAATGACAGCACAAGGTAAAGTTGCTGGTTCTGTATTAAATCAATTTTCAATGGATGAGCACGACGGGCATGTCCGTATCGCTACTACAGAAGGCAGTGCATGGGGAACAACAGCCAATTCGAAAAACCATCTCTTCATTTTGGATGGAAACCTAAAACAAGTAGGTGCGGTCAATGATCTTGCAAAGGGGGAACGCATTTACTCTGCTCGCTTTATGGGAGACAAAGCGTATTTAGTGACATTTAAAGAAACAGATCCGCTCTTTGTCATTGATACGAAAAATCCGAAAGCACCGAAAGTGTTAGGGGAGCTAAAAATTCCAGGCTTCAGTAATTACTTGCATCCAATTGGTGAAAATCACTTATTAGGTATTGGTTATGATACGGAAGTGAAGATGGAGGAAGGTTCAAAAGAGCCGATTGTCTATACAAAAGGAATGAAACTGAGCCTGTTTGACGTGACGGATTTCAATAACCCGAAAGAACAGCAAGCGGTTATAATCGGTGGTCGCGGTACTTATTCTCCTGTGCAGTATGACCATAAAGCACTGTTCAGAGATTCGCGTCAAAATTATTACGGCTTCCCGGTTACGATTTACTCGCCAACAGATGAGGAAGACCAGCTGAAATATGAAGGAACAGGTGCTCATATTTACAAAGTAACAACTAAAGGAATTGAGCTAGCAGCGGATATGATCGAAAAGGCGCGTCCTGGTGAACAATATGAAGATTCGTATAATGTTGTACAGCGTCTTCTTTATATTGAAGATGAGCTATTTACAGTATCCCGTTCAAAAGTGACGAGCTTCAACGGTAAAACATTTGAAAAGCAAAAGATGGTAGGTTTCTAAAAAAGATTCAACCACAAGCACAGGTGGAATTGTGCTTGTGGTTTTTTCATGTCCGAAAAAACATAAAGGGGATTCAGGATTTCTTAAGAATTTCTTCATATTTAGCCTTTCTAAATATTAAGATTTGCCCTTTACACTAAAGTTAAGTGAAAAGGAGTGAACGATGATGATTAAAGTAACGAACTTACAACATACATTCTCTATCGGTAAACGCGGAAAGGAAAGACAGGTTCCGGTACTGAATGATGTATCATTTGATGTTAAGAAGGGGGAAATCGTGGCGGTTGTCGGGAAAAGCGGATCGGGTAAATCGACACTGCTTCAGATTTTGGCAGGTTTTATGAAGCCGGAACACGGTTCAATTGTAGTAAATGCACAGGAGATTGCAGGATTCAATGAAGTTCAGAGTGCAAAGTTCCGGTTAGAAAACTTCGGCTTTATTTTTCAAAACTTCCAGCTCATGCCAAGTTTGACGGCATTTGAAAATATTGAGTTACCGTTAAAACTGCAAGGGATGAACGTATTGGAGCGCAGAAAACGGGTTGAAGTAATCATGAAAAAGGTCGGATTAACTGAAGTGACTGACCATTATCCGAATGAATTATCAGGCGGACAACAGCAGCGGGTTAGTATTGCCCGTGCACTTGTGACGAATGCACCGATTTTGTTGGCGGATGAGCCGACAGGGAGCCTTGATTCAGAGACAGAGCAAGATATATTAATACTGATCCAGCAGCTGAACCGTGAATTGGATCTGACATTTATTATTATTACACACGATGAGGAAGTAGCGATGATTGCGGACAAGCGCTATCGGATGCATGACGGTCAATTGGTGAAAGAAGGTGAACACAATGCTATTTAAAGATCAGGTAAATTTTGTGATGCAGCATATTAAGAAAAATAAGCTGCGTGTATTTATGACGGTACTTGCCGCAACGATGGGCTGTGCGTTTTTAATCGTGCTTGCCTCGATCGGTTTTGGATTACAGGAATCAATGGAAGATGAGATTTTATCGAGTGA belongs to Solibacillus sp. FSL W7-1436 and includes:
- a CDS encoding ABC transporter ATP-binding protein, with product MIKVTNLQHTFSIGKRGKERQVPVLNDVSFDVKKGEIVAVVGKSGSGKSTLLQILAGFMKPEHGSIVVNAQEIAGFNEVQSAKFRLENFGFIFQNFQLMPSLTAFENIELPLKLQGMNVLERRKRVEVIMKKVGLTEVTDHYPNELSGGQQQRVSIARALVTNAPILLADEPTGSLDSETEQDILILIQQLNRELDLTFIIITHDEEVAMIADKRYRMHDGQLVKEGEHNAI
- a CDS encoding PadR family transcriptional regulator, which codes for MSIQIYILSKLAKESSYPYKLKKELSEPIPFDKLANLTESKIYYHFESLTKQGLIQPTEIIKEENRPDKQVFAITEQGLALLPNKIYQLFEKADSLSETIVGLMNLNFVDRAKIIMILDEKLRKLEKKRDHIKSLNMQVKLEGPKKEGGDFLTGYFISRLENEGEWISSLIEKVRNQSI
- a CDS encoding beta-propeller domain-containing protein, which translates into the protein MKNGKFFGIGLVASLVAVLALGYFMFAKNPEVQATGILFEGETYSITLKQPISVKSLTDGSILVVDENDNNVKVKFSVDKAGTALSVDGLSAGKYTLVIKQTAYAKNAKSQQEQSIVLEVVRKVEKLTTTEDLKDYFRAFAAQENAVSNRFNDMVQEESAMSMANSDLGSGGPSYSTTNNQVEGIEEGDITITDGQSIFSIVDNKVVIVDAKTMEVVKRLKVGKDIYPSHLMLHDHTLIIGYTQYVETQREPHYDGKSVTKIAFYDVRDAKNPTLVREVGHDGDITSIRKAGNYLYVVSSRMPNYWLLQENPDVELRPSTYDGGKETVMPVDKIRMLPESNEPNYLIVSAIDMSNVKSNAWKTESFLGNSGQLYMSENAIYIASMNHYRFWPALESTSLEDTVTSTMPVNQNSETTIYKISIDKTAVKMTAQGKVAGSVLNQFSMDEHDGHVRIATTEGSAWGTTANSKNHLFILDGNLKQVGAVNDLAKGERIYSARFMGDKAYLVTFKETDPLFVIDTKNPKAPKVLGELKIPGFSNYLHPIGENHLLGIGYDTEVKMEEGSKEPIVYTKGMKLSLFDVTDFNNPKEQQAVIIGGRGTYSPVQYDHKALFRDSRQNYYGFPVTIYSPTDEEDQLKYEGTGAHIYKVTTKGIELAADMIEKARPGEQYEDSYNVVQRLLYIEDELFTVSRSKVTSFNGKTFEKQKMVGF